A genomic window from Nematostella vectensis chromosome 9, jaNemVect1.1, whole genome shotgun sequence includes:
- the LOC5515477 gene encoding dopamine receptor 2, with the protein MAYTEDVALQRVRIPRVESIIFGTSLCLLALLTLFGNSLVCIVLWRFRNLRSLTNYFVCSLAVADLLVPLLRVIYLAMTTLTGDWLFGTTWCKVSSICGILLCGSSILHLSVISIERLVAIKWPLHYERIVTINRVVAILTYIWVQSFVLALIPVLPVHIADQTFSPHLGECEINWGKNPILMILLVVFYFFLPVTIMVAAYACIFQEVRKSTRRIKTLSTSAASSPFRKDLKAVKTLGVVIGVFFIMWLPYFVTTTIRAFRGQDSVPYWWQRLGLVLAYGNSCCNFVIYALMNQNFRVAFLQVLCNVRERRLAVDRDICLEATAVRMRVREQRRGISSRNGSARDRNLSPVSRTHDAGSPSVRDRNSPQASHMHVTQNLWSLRPGVSSARTSQTEESF; encoded by the exons ATGGCCTATACTGAAGACGTTGCATTACAGAGAGTACGGATTCCGCGTGTTGAGTCTATTATCTTCGGCACCTCACTGTGTTTGCTTGCTCTTTTGACCCTTTTCGGAAACAGCCTGGTCTGTATCGTTCTCTGGCGCTTCCGAAATCTACGTTCCCTCACAAATTACTTCGTCTGCAGCTTAGCTGTGGCAGACCTCTTAGTTCCGTTGCTAAGGGTAATCTACCTCGCCATGACCACACTGACAGGTGATTGGCTGTTTGGAACCACGTGGTGCAAGGTCTCGTCCATTTGTGGGATTCTGTTGTGTGGTTCGTCGATTCTTCATTTGAGTGTTATCAGTATTGAGAGGCTGGTCGCCATCAAGTGGCCGCTCCATTATGAACGTATCGTCACCATCAACCGTGTGGTCGCTATACTCACTTATATTTGG GTGCAATCCTTCGTGTTGGCCTTGATTCCCGTGTTACCAGTGCACATAGCTGACCAGACATTCAGCCCACATCTTGGAGAATGCGAGATCAACTGGGGCAAGAATCCGATCCTCATGATACTCTTAGTCGTGTTCTATTTTTTCCTCCCGGTAACGATCATGGTAGCAGCTTACGCCTGTATTTTCCAAGAAGTCCGCAAAAGCACAAGACGGATCAAAACCCTCTCTACCTCGGCCGCCTCCTCTCCTTTCAGAAAAGACCTGAAGGCAGTCAAGACGTTGGGCGTTGTTATTGGCGTCTTCTTTATTATGTGGCTTCCTTACTTTGTGACAACAACGATCCGGGCTTTCCGCGGTCAAGATTCCGTTCCGTATTGGTGGCAGCGTCTGGGTTTGGTTTTAGCATACGGGAACTCGTGTTGCAACTTTGTCATTTACGCTTTAATGAATCAGAACTTCCGTGTCGCGTTTTTGCAAGTGCTGTGCAACGTCAGAGAGCGAAGGCTGGCCGTGGATCGTGATATTTGCTTGGAAGCCACTGCTGTGCGCATGCGTGTTCGAGAACAGCGACGTGGAATATCCTCTCGTAACGGAAGTGCGAGAGACAGGAACTTGTCCCCAGTCTCGCGCACCCATGATGCAGGAAGCCCAAGTGTAAGAGACAGGAACTCGCCCCAAGCCTCGCACATGCATGTAACACAAAACCTATGGAGCTTGCGACCTGGAGTCTCTTCCGCTCGCACATCTCAGACTGAGGAAAGCTTCTAG
- the LOC5515476 gene encoding probable G-protein coupled receptor No9 — translation MNNTSDDYLNCRGNMSNASMILFVILNFFSGLAAFSGNTLVLVAVYYLRGHRKPSHYFLASLAVADLSVGVIMNPVLASKAVLSIWQGEHWLSKTADFMWLQTTTATALSLCAVSYDRYAAIRGVFSYQSLLTRPRAILIILTIWLFSILIGTSRLFVRNPNAHSVLWISSTLLTVIIPLLLIAYCYTKIYTAAKIQRQKIAENALTRKQTRNSLKNKKAAYTVGIVIGVFVVLWIPSFAASVAEMIVPHGSDMRLRIDHAWFWIALLAYSSSGANPWIYSIRMREFRSVLRRKVLARHPLSRYHVTGNAMARNGSTRSEFESTG, via the coding sequence ATGAATAACACAAGCGACGACTACCTTAATTGCCGAGGAAACATGAGCAATGCTTCCATGATTTTGTTCgtgattttgaattttttttcggggCTGGCAGCGTTCTCGGGAAATACACTGGTGCTTGTTGCTGTGTATTATCTTCGAGGTCACAGAAAACCCTCGCATTACTTCCTCGCATCGTTGGCAGTGGCCGATCTAAGCGTTGGCGTGATCATGAATCCTGTACTTGCTAGCAAAGCAGTGCTGTCGATCTGGCAAGGCGAACACTGGTTATCAAAAACAGCGGACTTTATGTGGCTTCAGACGACCACAGCGACTGCTTTAAGCCTTTGTGCTGTGAGCTATGATCGCTACGCAGCGATCCGAGGGGTGTTTAGCTATCAAAGCCTGCTAACGAGACCTCGAGCAATACTCATCATTCTAACTATTTGGTTGTTCTCGATACTCATTGGCACGTCGAGACTTTTCGTACGCAACCCGAACGCGCACTCTGTTTTGTGGATCTCCTCAACACTTCTTACCGTCATTATACCATTATTACTTATCGCTTATTGTTATACTAAGATCTATACCGCAGCCAAGATACAGAGGCAGAAAATCGCCGAAAACGCGCTCACACGAAAACAAACCCGCAACTcgcttaaaaacaaaaaggctgcaTACACAGTTGGGATTGTGATAGGTGTTTTTGTGGTGTTATGGATTCCGAGTTTTGCCGCGTCAGTAGCGGAGATGATTGTCCCACATGGGAGCGATATGCGACTGAGGATAGATCACGCCTGGTTCTGGATTGCGCTGCTCGCTTACAGCTCTTCTGGCGCCAACCCTTGGATCTATTCGAtacgcatgcgcgagtttcggTCGGTCCTCAGGCGGAAAGTGCTGGCGCGTCACCCGCTCAGTCGGTATCACGTGACCGGTAATGCGATGGCGAGGAATGGCTCTACTCGGTCAGAGTTCGAGTCAACGGGATAG
- the LOC5515475 gene encoding trace amine-associated receptor 7e, whose translation MANNSSFPNCPSDLHDPSFLLLASLSGVSGIMAAVGNAIVLLAIYRTECLNTVSILFIASLAAVDLTVGAFQNPILMARSIKFGYMEYRYDLPEKFDMIEDFLWIYSFLCTSFCLGAISYDRYTAVTKVFRYHVIITRRRGYCVIGSIWFFAISFSSIRFKISEDRLPMLWLATALIACTFPLWVTSYSYLYIFKSAHAQTQFIVNTSPIEERRKIEAAHQRKTAWTIGIIISVFVLLYLPSLVVACIDMFVTEECVIVRARVVAWPWVTFICYISSAVNPWIYSFRFPWFRQALKQTFTCS comes from the exons ATGGCAAATAATTCTTCTTTTCCCAATTGCCCATCAGACCTACATGATCCTTCCTTCCTTCTACTCGCTAGTCTTTCCGGAGTGTCCGGTATTATGGCCGCTGTAGGAAATGCTATTGTTCTTCTCGCGATATACCGGACAGAATGTCTCAATACCGTTTCCATCTTGTTTATTGCGTCACTCGCGGCTGTTGATCTGACGGTGGGAGCTTTCCAGAACCCCATCCTTATGGCAAGAAGCATCAAGTTTGGATACATGGAATACAG ATACGACCTTCCTGAGAAGTTTGACATGATAGAAGACTTTCTTTGGATCTACTCATTCCTCTGCACTTCCTTCTGTTTGGGGGCGATAAGCTACGATCGCTACACAGCGGTCACCAAAGTCTTTCGCTATCACGTGATTATCACACGCAGGCGTGGTTACTGCGTCATCGGTAGCATCTGGTTCTTCGCTATTTCGTTTTCCTCCATTCGCTTTAAAATAAGCGAAGACAGGCTCCCCATGCTGTGGTTGGCCACTGCGCTCATCGCCTGTACCTTTCCCTTGTGGGTGACGTCGTATTCGTATTTATACATCTTTAAATCCGCACATGCGCAAACACAATTTATTGTGAATACAAGCCCAATAGAGGAGAGACGTAAGATCGAGGCTGCACATCAAAGGAAGACCGCGTGGACTATTGGTATCATCATTAGCGTGTTTGTGTTACTTTACCTGCCAAGCTTGGTCGTGGCTTGTATTGACATGTTTGTCACGGAGGAATGCGTGATAGTCAGAGCTCGCGTTGTCGCGTGGCCCTGGGTTACATTCATTTGCTACATCAGCAGCGCGGTCAACCCATGGATTTATTCATTTCGCTTCCCGTGGTTCAGGCAGGCACTAAAACAGACATTTACGTGCTCCTAG
- the LOC5515474 gene encoding octopamine receptor 1, which produces MYTTAAIGTASAFLIVTEVLILGGNTLVILAVYRNPPMQTVMNILIVNLAVCDLLVGVFNCPFMLTALLAGDWLAGPVMCKVSGFCNVLFCCASILTLTTISIDRYFCITRPTKVMFTKPKVVYAIILIWIYVTFLAAMPLVGWNQYVYVDDRKHCMIFWQMGGVHSAYGVFLSGSTFLVPTWIMVFCYYKIFRTSSQQAKKFRKRVMPTFESTNDNTNSSNVRGHHRSGIPNRDCLFTEEDLKMTCNDTQCKAVSTKSVIDLKPQIAKNGIKSNPVKVLSDGVEARCDSHSYPMGNTVKVGIQDVGTSSSEYSGSASFKHVDHGKITHATPSQTSGESNTVRKQARERRTAQVILVVIAVFQICWMPYATLNQWSAFSGETPQGTADLATSLLGYFNSACNAFIYTAFNTRFRLAFKQIIWRKNSRTFSQR; this is translated from the exons ATGTATACGACTGCGGCTATCGGGACTGCATCTGCGTTCCTTATCGTCACAGAAGTGCTGATACTCGGTGGTAACACATTGGTAATTCTAGCAGTCTACAGGAACCCACCAATGCAGACGGTCATGAACATTCTTATAGTGAATCTAGCAGTGTGTGATCTTCTTGTTGGCGTCTTCAACTGTCCATTCATGTTGACTGCTTTGCTTGCTGGTGATTGGCTGGCCGGTCCGGTTATGTGCAAAGTGTCCGGATTCTGTAACGTCTTGTTTTGTTGCGCGTCCATTCTCACGCTGACTACTATCAGCATTGATAG atatTTCTGCATCACTCGTCCCACTAAAGTGATGTTTACCAAGCCCAAGGTCGTGTATGCTATCATTCTCATCTGGATATACGTCACTTTCCTAGCAGCCATGCCACTGGTCGGTTGGAATCAATATGTTTACGTAGACGATCGAAAACACTGCATGATCTTTTGGCAAATGGGTGGCGTGCATTCTGCATACGGGGTCTTTCTATCTGGCTCAACATTCCTTGTTCCCACATGGATCATGGTGTTCTGTTACTACAAGATCTTCCGCACCTCCAGCCAACAGGCAAAGAAATTCCGCAAAAGAGTGATGCCAACTTTTGAAAGCACAAATGATAACACCAACTCATCAAATGTGAGGGGTCACCATCGCAGCGGGATTCCGAACCGTGATTGCTTGTTCACCGAGGAGGACTTGAAGATGACATGCAACGATACGCAGTGTAAAGCTGTTAGCACGAAAAGCGTTATCGATTTGAAACCACAAATAGCAAAGAATGGAATTAAAAGTAATCCTGTAAAAGTTCTGAGCGATGGTGTAGAGGCGAGGTGTGATAGTCATTCATACCCAATGGGTAATACAGTCAAAGTAGGTATCCAAGACGTCGGGACATCCTCCTCGGAGTACTCAGGTTCAGCAAGTTTTAAACATGTCGACCATGGAAAGATAACGCACGCAACTCCCTCGCAGACGTCCGGTGAAAGTAACACTGTTAGAAAACAAGCGCGCGAGAGACGAACCGCGCAGGTCATTCTTGTTGTCATAGCAGTATTCCAG ATTTGCTGGATGCCATATGCTACTTTGAACCAATGGTCGGCCTTCTCAGGGGAAACCCCACAGGGAACCGCTGACCTCGCCACTTCTCTTCTCGGTTACTTCAACAGCGCTTGTAATGCGTTCATCTACACAGCTTTCAACACGAGGTTCAGACTTGCTTTCAAACAG ATCATTTGGAGAAAGAATTCTAGAACCTTTTCGCAACGTTAA
- the LOC5515471 gene encoding trace amine-associated receptor 9: MNQTKCSDHQHSGSFVTLAVFSIISGLIAFCGNLVVLLAIYKTQSLRTNSNLFIASLAGSDWLVGCVMQPLLVYKCVKYSYFGDDLRENDPFKVATDFLWIQAILVTTFGLTAVSVDRFIAITMVFRYKTLLTVKRCGYIIIFNWTFSFLFASMRLFLPEDKLSLLWLTTAVLSCGLPFAVTFYCYAAIFKAARTQMRRIVTEATGKEGRRVEEARHRKTAWTIGIVITLFFFLWFPSLVIASINLTLSAGCTKKLFAREVWLWVELVAYSSSSINPWVYSMRSVEFRAACKQSMGFKRSGVFPEGNVSSRMRSRLSNAGYRKYDGSNMNLRDESIASARKGSLQLNHVPTIRQYNSHLLPPVS, encoded by the coding sequence ATGAATCAGACAAAGTGTAGCGATCATCAACATTCGGGATCATTTGTGACGCTTGCTGTTTTCAGTATTATCTCTGGACTTATCGCCTTCTGCGGAAACTTAGTGGTACTACTGGCGATTTACAAAACGCAAAGTTTAAGAACTAATTCAAACCTATTCATCGCGTCGCTCGCAGGATCTGACTGGCTTGTGGGATGTGTTATGCAGCCATTGCTAGTGTACAAATGCGTCAAGTATAGTTACTTTGGAGATGACCTCAGGGAGAATGATCCCTTCAAAGTCGCCACCGACTTTCTGTGGATCCAGGCAATATTAGTGACAACATTCGGTCTGACTGCTGTATCAGTGGATCGATTTATTGCCATTACCATGGTCTTTCGTTACAAAACACTTCTAACGGTCAAGCGCTGTGggtatattattattttcaactGGACGTTTTCGTTTTTGTTTGCGTCAATGCGGCTTTTTCTTCCCGAAGATAAACTCTCGCTTTTGTGGCTCACCACTGCTGTACTTTCTTGCGGGTTGCCTTTTGCTGTTACGTTTTACTGCTACGCCGCCATCTTCAAAGCAGCAAGGACGCAAATGCGAAGAATCGTAACGGAGGCGACAGGAAAGGAAGGGCGTAGAGTCGAGGAGGCGCGGCATCGAAAAACCGCCTGGACCATCGGGATCGTAattactttatttttcttcttatgGTTCCCAAGTCTAGTCATCGCCTCAATCAATCTGACACTAAGCGCAGGCTGTACGAAAAAACTATTCGCACGGGAGGTGTGGCTTTGGGTTGAGCTCGTTGCGTATTCAAGCTCGTCTATAAACCCATGGGTTTATTCCATGCGAAGCGTCGAGTTTCGCGCCGCATGTAAGCAAAGTATGGGTTTCAAGAGAAGTGGTGTTTTCCCAGAAGGTAATGTGTCGAGTAGGATGCGGTCACGCCTTAGTAACGCGGGTTACCGCAAGTACGACGGTTCCAACATGAACTTAAGGGATGAGTCTATCGCATCTGCGAGGAAAGGGAGCTTGCAGTTAAACCACGTACCGACCATTCGACAGTACAATAGCCACTTGCTACCCCCTGTAAGCTAG